A single window of Helicobacter pylori NCTC 11637 = CCUG 17874 = ATCC 43504 = JCM 12093 DNA harbors:
- a CDS encoding peptidylprolyl isomerase encodes MDPIKTYEIKEEELAKTAYATIKTNKGNIALELFYKDAPQAVSNFVTLAKEGFYNGLNFHRVIAGFVAQGGCPYGTGTGGPGHRIKCEVAHNPNKHKRGSISMAHAGRDTGGSQFFLCFVDLPHLDGEHTVFGKITSAEGLSVLDKIKQGDIIESVVFGSSL; translated from the coding sequence ATGGATCCAATTAAAACTTATGAAATTAAAGAAGAAGAGCTTGCAAAAACCGCTTACGCCACAATCAAAACCAATAAAGGCAATATCGCTCTAGAGCTTTTTTACAAAGATGCGCCCCAAGCGGTCAGTAACTTTGTAACTTTGGCTAAAGAGGGTTTTTATAATGGGCTTAACTTCCATCGTGTGATCGCCGGCTTTGTGGCTCAAGGAGGCTGCCCTTATGGCACAGGCACAGGCGGGCCAGGACACCGCATTAAATGCGAAGTGGCCCACAACCCCAACAAGCACAAAAGAGGCTCTATTTCTATGGCGCATGCCGGAAGAGACACAGGGGGGAGTCAATTTTTCTTGTGTTTTGTGGATTTGCCCCATCTAGATGGCGAGCATACCGTGTTTGGCAAAATCACTAGTGCAGAAGGCCTTAGCGTTTTGGATAAAATCAAGCAAGGCGATATTATAGAGAGCGTTGTGTTTGGCTCTTCTCTATAA
- a CDS encoding carbon storage regulator, which produces MLILSRKVNEGIVIDDNIHIKVISIDRGSVRLGFEAPESTLILRAELKEAIVSENQKASACVDESVLENIKKVIKP; this is translated from the coding sequence ATGCTCATACTCAGCCGCAAAGTTAATGAAGGGATTGTCATTGATGATAACATCCACATTAAAGTCATTTCTATAGATAGAGGGAGTGTGCGTTTAGGGTTTGAAGCACCTGAAAGCACCCTTATTTTGCGCGCTGAACTCAAAGAGGCCATTGTGAGCGAAAACCAAAAAGCTTCTGCGTGCGTAGATGAAAGCGTGTTAGAAAACATCAAAAAGGTCATTAAGCCTTGA